A single Sphingopyxis chilensis DNA region contains:
- a CDS encoding ROK family protein, with protein sequence MDGPVTDRGETRLFAGVELGGTKCICTLASGPDDIRDQRTIATTVPWETLPAIKAVLDSWASSYGFCALGIASFGPIRLDPAMADYGQIGATNKADWEGADLLGPLQSAFDVPIGFDTDVNGAALAEIRWGSGRGLDDFAYVTVGTGVGVGLIVHGRPTRGFSHSEIGHVLVPRLDGDDMTSVCRFHDNCVEGLASGTALNARLAGRSLSDVAADDPVWEPIVHTLATMVHALACTTGPMRVAMGGGVLAGQPQLLPRINARLGESLAGYMQIPGGGAYVRSPELGTMAGPLGAIALAMDAAGVRA encoded by the coding sequence ATGGATGGTCCCGTAACAGACCGCGGCGAAACGCGCCTGTTCGCCGGCGTCGAGTTGGGGGGCACCAAGTGCATCTGCACGCTCGCGTCGGGACCGGACGACATTCGCGACCAGCGAACGATCGCGACCACCGTGCCCTGGGAAACGCTGCCCGCGATCAAGGCGGTGCTCGATAGCTGGGCGTCGTCATACGGCTTCTGCGCTCTCGGTATCGCTTCCTTCGGGCCGATCCGGCTCGATCCCGCAATGGCTGATTACGGCCAGATCGGCGCGACGAACAAAGCCGATTGGGAAGGCGCCGACCTGCTCGGGCCGCTGCAATCGGCCTTCGATGTCCCGATCGGGTTCGACACCGACGTCAACGGCGCCGCGCTCGCGGAAATCCGCTGGGGCAGCGGGCGCGGTCTCGACGACTTTGCCTATGTCACCGTCGGCACCGGGGTCGGGGTGGGGCTGATCGTCCACGGCCGTCCGACGCGCGGTTTCAGCCACAGCGAAATTGGCCATGTCCTCGTGCCGCGCCTTGATGGCGACGATATGACGAGCGTCTGCCGTTTCCACGACAATTGTGTCGAGGGGCTCGCCTCGGGAACGGCGCTGAACGCCCGGCTCGCCGGCCGGTCCTTGTCGGACGTCGCGGCCGATGATCCGGTGTGGGAGCCGATCGTCCACACGCTGGCAACGATGGTGCACGCGCTCGCCTGCACGACCGGGCCGATGCGCGTCGCGATGGGTGGCGGCGTGCTTGCGGGCCAGCCGCAACTGCTGCCGCGGATCAACGCGCGGCTTGGGGAGAGCCTCGCGGGCTATATGCAGATTCCCGGCGGCGGCGCCTATGTCCGGTCGCCCGAACTCGGAACCATGGCGGGTCCGCTCGGCGCCATCGCGCTCGCGATGGACGCGGCCGGCGTCCGCGCATGA
- a CDS encoding GH92 family glycosyl hydrolase has translation MITTSRRQLLATTGLLALGGAIPAGCSRVAGGGGELAVGKPNLFIGTGGHGHTFPGASLPFGMAQLSPDTNTHGWDACSGYHQKDGSIMGFSHTHLSGTGIGDMLDVLVVPTRRELKLEPGTIEKPGEGFRQRYSDEHAEPGYYRVKLETGVLAELTVTERCGLHRYHFGQGAGHILIDFAHAIEDDWDKGIVVEKASLDLGDDGTLTGSRQVNRWAKGRHIHFALQMSRRPDRVQFFGDDGNPAPDGATSIKGNKLKVAFFFDEAGGDPILIKTGLSAVDVQGARDALAGEAKGWDFDGAVTAARATWTKALGGVRVSGGTEAQRVIMASALYHAQLAPTLFTDRDGRYVGLDRQVHRAEKGEEAFSTYSLWDTYRALHPLLTLIDPDRAALLTRDICRQTAQSPAGPLVWPLQGVETACMIGWHGVSVLAEAHAKGIAADYAAAWPNIRRRAFDRDYKDIDSTLGRGFYYDLGYIPCDEVWESVSRTQEYAYDDWAMAHLADAVGAKEDAAALRKRAQNYRGVIDPETRFARPRFKDGSWWQDYDPVQIGHNVKKWRDYTEANGWQATFLNQHDVYGLIEHFGGDAAFEKQLDALFNAPSTLPDNAPPDISGLVGQYAHGNEPNHHVAYMYAYCGAPAKAQAMVRRLLTEMYKNDPDGVIGNDDCGQMSAWFILSALGFYPVDPVSAIYVFGSPLFDVAEVTVGAGKALTVRAEGNGPDRPYVQSVRWNGKPWSKNWIAHADLIGGGELVFEMGATPSAFGTAKADRPPSFDTALA, from the coding sequence ATGATCACGACCAGCCGCCGCCAGCTTCTTGCCACCACCGGCCTGCTCGCGCTCGGCGGCGCGATCCCGGCCGGCTGCTCGCGCGTCGCGGGCGGGGGCGGCGAACTCGCCGTCGGCAAGCCCAACCTTTTCATCGGCACCGGCGGGCACGGCCACACCTTCCCCGGCGCGTCGCTGCCGTTCGGGATGGCGCAATTGAGCCCCGATACGAACACCCACGGCTGGGACGCCTGTTCGGGCTATCACCAGAAAGATGGCTCGATCATGGGGTTCAGCCATACTCATCTGTCGGGAACCGGAATCGGCGACATGCTCGATGTGCTCGTCGTGCCGACGCGGCGCGAGCTGAAGCTCGAACCCGGCACGATCGAAAAGCCCGGCGAGGGCTTTCGTCAGCGCTACTCGGACGAACATGCCGAACCTGGCTATTACCGCGTGAAGCTCGAGACCGGCGTGCTCGCCGAACTCACCGTGACCGAACGCTGCGGGCTGCACCGCTATCATTTCGGGCAAGGGGCAGGGCATATCCTGATCGATTTCGCCCACGCGATCGAGGATGACTGGGACAAGGGGATCGTCGTCGAAAAGGCGTCGCTCGACCTCGGCGACGACGGCACGCTTACCGGCAGTCGGCAGGTCAACCGCTGGGCCAAGGGCCGTCACATCCATTTCGCGCTGCAGATGTCGCGCCGCCCCGACCGCGTCCAATTCTTCGGCGACGACGGTAATCCCGCGCCCGACGGCGCGACGTCGATCAAGGGTAACAAGCTCAAGGTCGCCTTCTTCTTCGACGAGGCGGGCGGCGACCCGATCCTGATCAAGACCGGCCTCTCGGCGGTCGACGTGCAGGGCGCGCGCGATGCGCTCGCCGGTGAAGCGAAGGGCTGGGATTTCGACGGCGCGGTCACGGCCGCGCGCGCCACTTGGACCAAGGCGCTCGGCGGCGTCCGCGTGTCGGGCGGCACCGAGGCGCAGCGCGTCATCATGGCGAGCGCGCTCTATCACGCGCAGCTCGCGCCGACGCTTTTCACCGACCGCGACGGCCGCTATGTCGGGCTCGACCGGCAGGTCCACCGCGCGGAAAAGGGTGAGGAAGCCTTCAGCACCTATTCGCTGTGGGACACCTATCGCGCGCTCCATCCACTCTTGACGCTGATCGATCCCGACCGTGCCGCGCTGCTGACGCGCGACATCTGCCGCCAGACCGCGCAGAGCCCCGCGGGCCCGCTCGTCTGGCCGCTGCAGGGGGTCGAGACCGCGTGCATGATCGGCTGGCACGGCGTGTCGGTGCTCGCCGAGGCGCATGCGAAGGGAATCGCGGCCGACTATGCCGCCGCCTGGCCCAATATCCGCCGCCGCGCCTTCGACCGCGACTACAAGGATATCGACAGCACCTTGGGCCGCGGCTTCTATTACGACCTCGGCTATATCCCGTGCGACGAGGTGTGGGAGTCGGTCAGCCGGACGCAGGAATATGCCTATGACGACTGGGCGATGGCGCACCTTGCCGACGCAGTCGGCGCGAAGGAGGACGCCGCGGCGCTGCGCAAGCGCGCGCAAAATTATCGCGGCGTCATCGACCCCGAAACGCGCTTCGCGCGCCCCCGCTTCAAGGATGGCAGCTGGTGGCAGGATTATGATCCCGTCCAGATCGGCCACAACGTCAAAAAGTGGCGCGACTATACCGAGGCGAATGGCTGGCAGGCGACCTTCCTCAACCAGCATGACGTCTACGGGCTGATCGAGCATTTCGGCGGCGACGCGGCGTTCGAGAAACAGCTCGACGCGCTGTTCAACGCGCCCTCGACCTTGCCCGACAATGCGCCGCCCGACATTTCGGGGCTGGTCGGTCAATATGCGCACGGCAATGAGCCGAACCACCATGTCGCCTATATGTACGCCTATTGCGGCGCGCCCGCGAAGGCGCAGGCGATGGTGCGGCGCCTGCTCACCGAAATGTACAAGAACGACCCTGACGGGGTGATCGGCAATGACGATTGCGGCCAGATGAGCGCGTGGTTCATCCTCTCGGCGCTCGGCTTTTATCCGGTCGATCCGGTGAGCGCGATCTACGTCTTCGGATCGCCGCTGTTCGACGTCGCCGAGGTGACGGTGGGCGCGGGCAAGGCGCTCACCGTCCGCGCCGAGGGCAATGGCCCCGATCGTCCTTACGTGCAGTCGGTGCGCTGGAACGGCAAGCCGTGGAGCAAGAACTGGATCGCGCACGCCGACCTGATCGGCGGCGGCGAGCTGGTCTTCGAAATGGGCGCCACGCCGTCAGCGTTCGGCACCGCAAAGGCCGATCGCCCGCCCTCTTTCGACACTGCTCTCGCATGA
- a CDS encoding glycoside hydrolase family 125 protein yields the protein MTLGRREIMAGAGALALAAAVPTAARAATGFASKRPVPAERAFTSPAIEAEIARVKARIADPELAWLFENCYPNTLDTTVQTGTLDGRPDTFVITGDIEAMWLRDSSAQVQPYIHLVAKDPKLKRLFQGLIQRQARCILIDPYANAFDKDPTAPSKLEWSQTDKTEMKPGVAERKWEIDSLCYAMRLSHEYWTRTKDKAPFDETWSRAMKLAVQTFREQQRKDGPGPYSFQRPALQPSDSLMLGGYGRPTKKIGLIHSMFRPSDDACLYPFLIPSNLFAVSVLRKIATVHREARADNAAAAAAETLAAEVETALKAHALIDDGKGGQVWAYEIDGFGNYVFMDDANVPSLSGLPLIDVVDRNDPLFRRTAELAWSDRNPYFFKGTAAEGIGGPHIGLDMIWPMSIITRAMNADDDATILQCLRWLKTTHGGTGFMHESFHKDDPKNFTRSWFAWANALFGQLIVEVADKRPALLSRPL from the coding sequence ATGACCCTGGGCCGCCGCGAAATCATGGCCGGAGCCGGTGCGCTCGCGCTCGCCGCCGCCGTGCCGACCGCCGCACGCGCCGCCACTGGCTTCGCCAGCAAGCGCCCCGTCCCCGCCGAGCGCGCCTTCACCAGCCCCGCGATCGAGGCCGAGATCGCGCGCGTGAAGGCGCGGATCGCCGACCCCGAACTCGCCTGGCTGTTTGAGAATTGCTACCCGAACACGCTCGACACGACGGTCCAGACGGGCACGCTCGATGGCCGCCCCGACACCTTCGTCATCACCGGCGATATCGAGGCGATGTGGCTGCGCGACAGCTCGGCGCAGGTGCAGCCCTATATCCACCTCGTCGCCAAGGATCCGAAGCTGAAGCGGCTGTTTCAGGGGCTGATCCAGCGGCAGGCGCGCTGCATCCTGATCGACCCCTATGCCAATGCGTTCGACAAGGACCCGACCGCGCCGTCGAAGCTCGAATGGTCGCAGACCGACAAGACCGAGATGAAGCCCGGCGTCGCCGAGCGCAAATGGGAGATCGACTCGCTCTGTTACGCGATGCGCCTGTCCCACGAATATTGGACGCGCACGAAGGACAAGGCACCGTTCGACGAGACATGGTCGCGCGCGATGAAGCTCGCGGTCCAGACCTTCCGCGAACAGCAGCGCAAGGACGGGCCGGGGCCGTACAGCTTTCAGCGTCCCGCGCTCCAGCCGTCGGACAGCCTGATGCTCGGCGGCTATGGCCGGCCGACGAAAAAGATCGGGCTGATCCACTCGATGTTCCGCCCGTCGGACGACGCGTGCCTTTATCCCTTCCTGATCCCGTCGAACCTGTTCGCGGTGTCGGTGCTGCGCAAGATCGCGACCGTCCACCGCGAAGCGCGCGCCGACAATGCGGCGGCGGCCGCCGCCGAGACGCTCGCCGCCGAGGTCGAGACCGCGCTGAAAGCGCATGCGCTGATCGACGACGGCAAGGGTGGGCAGGTCTGGGCCTATGAAATCGACGGTTTCGGCAATTATGTCTTTATGGACGATGCCAATGTGCCCAGCCTGTCGGGCCTGCCGCTGATCGACGTTGTCGACAGGAACGACCCGCTGTTCCGCCGCACCGCCGAACTCGCCTGGTCCGACCGCAACCCCTATTTCTTCAAGGGCACAGCGGCCGAGGGGATCGGCGGGCCGCACATCGGCCTCGATATGATCTGGCCGATGTCGATCATCACCCGCGCGATGAACGCCGACGACGATGCGACAATCCTGCAATGCCTGCGCTGGCTGAAGACGACGCACGGCGGCACCGGCTTCATGCACGAAAGCTTCCACAAGGACGATCCGAAGAATTTCACGCGCAGCTGGTTCGCGTGGGCCAACGCGCTGTTCGGCCAGCTGATCGTCGAGGTCGCCGACAAGCGTCCCGCGCTGCTGTCGCGGCCGCTGTGA
- a CDS encoding GH92 family glycosyl hydrolase, with protein sequence MLGAAASALVLTSVAAPAALAQSSANQIALVDYVNPLMGTDSSYRLSYGNTYPAVAVPFGMNSWTPVTGEPGSGWGYTYDGEKISGIKQTHQPSPWMNDYAAFALMAETGPVKVKQQERGSWFSHKAEVARPYSYKVYLADYDVTAEVAPTTRAAQFRFTFPESDDAHILLDGLAGGSMVKVDVKNRRITGYVRNNHGGVPDNFHNYFVAEFDRDFTLARTWAGDNAPTNELAREGDHVGAVLSFKTKKGDKVHVRVASSFISPEQALLNLRSEIGSDSFDTTQAKAKAAWEKELSRIRVTDPDPEKIRTFYSSLYRMLQFPRVFYEKDANGKIVHYSPYDGKVHDGYMFTDNGFWDTWRAVFPFFALMYPELDSQIMQGLVNTYKQGGWLPEWASPGYRNVMIGSNSANLIADAYFNGVRGFDVETLYEAMIKNATTSEGRPKDKAGKVIAAVGREGAEYYNRLGYVPYDVGINENAARTLEYATADFSIAQLAKLLGKDGDAKKYRERALNYQKLYDNQSGWIRGRNQDGSWSTPFNPYKWGDAFTEGNALHYSWAVMQDVQGLMNLMGGREKFVERLDAIFTTPPIFDESYYGQVIHEIREMQIVDMGQYAHGNQPIQHMPYLYNWAGAPWKTQHHVRDIMAKLYSSAPDGYPGDEDNGQTSAWYVFSALGFYPVASATGEYAIGSPLFQKAELTMPNGKTLTINAKNNSNANVYLQSVALGGKPLTKTYFTHRALSQGGTVDFVMGAKPNKQWGTAPADAPFSISAPSK encoded by the coding sequence ATGCTGGGCGCCGCCGCGAGCGCGCTCGTGCTGACCAGCGTCGCCGCACCCGCTGCGCTCGCGCAATCGAGCGCGAACCAGATCGCGCTCGTCGATTACGTCAATCCGCTGATGGGCACCGATTCGAGCTATCGCCTGTCGTACGGCAACACCTATCCCGCGGTCGCGGTCCCCTTCGGCATGAACAGCTGGACCCCGGTGACGGGCGAGCCCGGCAGCGGCTGGGGCTATACCTATGACGGCGAGAAGATCAGCGGCATCAAGCAGACGCACCAGCCGAGCCCGTGGATGAACGATTATGCCGCCTTCGCGTTGATGGCGGAAACCGGGCCGGTGAAGGTCAAGCAGCAGGAGCGCGGCAGCTGGTTCAGCCACAAGGCCGAGGTCGCGCGGCCCTATTCGTACAAAGTCTATCTCGCCGACTATGACGTGACCGCCGAAGTCGCGCCGACGACACGCGCCGCGCAGTTCCGCTTCACCTTCCCCGAAAGCGACGACGCGCACATCCTGCTCGACGGGCTCGCGGGCGGATCGATGGTCAAGGTCGACGTCAAGAACCGCCGCATCACCGGCTATGTTCGCAACAATCACGGCGGCGTGCCCGACAATTTCCACAATTATTTCGTCGCCGAATTCGACCGCGACTTCACGCTCGCGCGCACTTGGGCCGGCGACAACGCGCCGACGAACGAGCTGGCGCGCGAGGGCGATCATGTCGGCGCGGTGCTGAGTTTCAAGACGAAAAAAGGCGACAAGGTCCATGTCCGCGTCGCCTCGTCGTTCATCAGCCCCGAACAGGCGCTGCTGAACCTGCGCAGCGAAATCGGCAGCGACAGCTTCGACACGACGCAGGCAAAGGCGAAGGCGGCGTGGGAGAAGGAACTCTCGCGCATCCGCGTCACCGATCCGGACCCCGAAAAAATCCGCACCTTCTATTCGTCGCTCTACCGCATGCTGCAATTCCCGCGCGTCTTTTACGAAAAGGACGCGAACGGAAAGATCGTCCACTACAGCCCGTATGACGGCAAGGTGCACGATGGTTACATGTTCACCGACAATGGCTTCTGGGACACGTGGCGCGCGGTCTTCCCCTTCTTCGCGCTGATGTATCCCGAACTCGACAGCCAGATCATGCAGGGGCTGGTCAACACCTATAAGCAGGGCGGCTGGCTCCCCGAATGGGCGAGCCCCGGCTATCGCAATGTGATGATCGGGTCGAATTCGGCGAATTTGATCGCCGATGCCTATTTCAACGGCGTGCGCGGCTTCGACGTCGAGACGCTCTATGAGGCGATGATCAAGAATGCGACGACGAGCGAGGGCCGGCCGAAGGACAAGGCGGGCAAGGTCATCGCCGCCGTCGGGCGCGAAGGCGCCGAATATTACAACCGCCTCGGTTATGTCCCCTATGACGTCGGCATCAATGAAAATGCCGCGCGCACGCTCGAATATGCGACCGCCGACTTCTCGATCGCACAGCTCGCAAAGCTGCTTGGCAAGGACGGTGATGCGAAGAAATATCGCGAGCGGGCGCTGAACTACCAGAAGCTCTACGACAATCAGAGCGGCTGGATCCGCGGCCGCAACCAGGACGGGTCATGGTCGACGCCGTTCAACCCCTATAAATGGGGCGACGCCTTCACCGAGGGTAACGCGCTCCATTACAGCTGGGCGGTGATGCAGGACGTTCAGGGGCTGATGAACCTGATGGGCGGGCGCGAGAAATTCGTCGAGCGGCTCGACGCGATCTTCACCACCCCGCCGATCTTCGACGAAAGCTATTACGGTCAGGTGATTCACGAGATCCGCGAGATGCAGATCGTCGACATGGGCCAATATGCCCATGGCAACCAGCCGATCCAGCACATGCCCTATCTCTATAATTGGGCGGGTGCGCCGTGGAAGACGCAGCATCATGTGCGCGACATCATGGCAAAGCTCTATTCGTCGGCGCCCGATGGTTATCCGGGCGACGAGGATAATGGCCAGACCTCGGCCTGGTATGTCTTCTCGGCGCTTGGCTTCTATCCGGTCGCCTCGGCGACGGGCGAATATGCGATCGGCAGCCCGCTGTTCCAGAAGGCCGAACTGACCATGCCGAACGGCAAGACGCTGACGATCAACGCGAAGAACAACAGCAATGCGAACGTCTATCTTCAGTCGGTCGCGCTCGGCGGCAAGCCGCTAACCAAGACCTATTTCACCCACCGCGCGCTGTCGCAGGGCGGCACGGTCGATTTCGTGATGGGCGCCAAGCCCAACAAGCAATGGGGCACCGCCCCCGCCGACGCGCCCTTCTCGATCAGCGCGCCGTCCAAATGA
- a CDS encoding glycoside hydrolase family 43 protein, with product MRVGLKSLIAGAALVTGGAASAENPIVPGWYADPEIRVFGDRYWIYPTYSDHGETPDLSGHFNEQQKKLREQKTVRPSYHFQTFFNVFSSPDLVHWTKHDHALDVENVAWAAYAVWAPSAIEKDGKYYLFFGANDIQSDDQLGGIGVAVSDRPEGPFKDAIGKPLIDAFHNGAQPIDQFVFRDDDGQHYLYYGGWKHCNVVRLGDDLTSIIPFPDGTTYKEITPPGYVEGSFMVKRKGVYYLMWSEGGWTGPDYSVAYAMGPSPTGPFKPMGKILQQDFKIARGAGHHSVVNVPGTDDWYIAYHRRPLDEDAGERRQLAIDRMIFNADGTIAPVKMTNEGVAARPLPARTANRGETK from the coding sequence ATGCGGGTCGGGTTGAAATCGCTGATCGCCGGCGCGGCGCTGGTGACGGGCGGTGCGGCATCGGCCGAAAATCCGATCGTTCCCGGCTGGTATGCCGACCCCGAAATCCGCGTCTTCGGCGACCGCTACTGGATTTATCCGACCTATTCGGATCATGGCGAGACGCCCGACCTGTCCGGGCATTTCAACGAGCAGCAGAAAAAGCTGCGCGAACAGAAGACGGTCCGGCCGTCCTATCATTTCCAGACCTTCTTCAACGTCTTTTCATCGCCCGACCTCGTCCATTGGACGAAACATGACCACGCGCTCGACGTCGAGAATGTGGCCTGGGCCGCCTATGCCGTGTGGGCGCCGTCGGCGATCGAGAAGGACGGCAAATATTATCTCTTCTTCGGCGCCAACGACATCCAGTCCGACGACCAGCTCGGCGGTATCGGCGTCGCGGTCAGCGACCGGCCCGAGGGACCGTTCAAGGATGCGATCGGCAAGCCGCTGATCGATGCCTTCCACAATGGTGCGCAGCCGATCGACCAGTTCGTCTTTCGCGACGATGATGGGCAGCATTATCTCTATTATGGCGGCTGGAAGCATTGCAATGTCGTCCGCCTGGGCGACGACCTGACCTCGATCATCCCCTTTCCCGACGGCACGACCTACAAGGAAATCACGCCCCCCGGCTATGTCGAGGGCTCGTTCATGGTGAAGCGAAAGGGCGTCTATTATCTGATGTGGTCGGAGGGCGGCTGGACTGGTCCCGACTATTCGGTCGCCTATGCGATGGGCCCGTCGCCGACCGGCCCGTTCAAGCCGATGGGCAAGATTCTTCAGCAGGACTTCAAGATCGCGCGCGGCGCGGGGCATCATTCGGTGGTCAATGTGCCGGGCACCGACGACTGGTATATCGCCTATCATCGCCGGCCGCTCGACGAGGACGCCGGCGAGCGGCGCCAGCTCGCGATCGACCGCATGATCTTCAACGCCGACGGGACGATCGCGCCGGTCAAAATGACGAACGAGGGCGTCGCAGCGCGCCCGCTGCCGGCACGAACGGCAAACAGGGGAGAGACGAAGTGA
- a CDS encoding TonB-dependent receptor: MKAGQIHISKAARRERLVRELMLSAGAMVALCGAGQAHAQAAPEAPPPADDAAEAPGDAIVVTGYRQSIEQSLEQKREANSLIEVITAEDIGKFPDKNVADALQRVPGVIITRDGGEGSRVSIRGLQSDLTLTLLNGNFIAGADSGDPSRSFNYVLLPSNFIASTEVYKSAEARLEEGGVGGTVILNTRRPFDLPAWSGFVSAEGTYSDTTKKFDPQIAGQISWKDPEERLGFLIGATYQERSNRELRGSTETWRWWSDRDANGDIITPATDVNGNPFENDDAISYWPGEGVTAQDGTHYSGHWAPQSVNAEVFSQQRKRLGIQATAQMRPFENLTVTANYFRFDYKSNFQSNVLKIPEWGYGNFFTGPTFDESGTIFQSANFQVPAAGTGCSANATPCTMETPQIAGTYSREKQVSNTFETEVAYNTDNFDAVVKFGKTKATGGPSMRFGVAAKPRLTITGQEQNGNFLSAWDFTGGNLNMEFSPELQENIKNGVAQIDVGSTGSGFTNSAISQRYAQLDLVRRFDSFLSAFRVGGKWREMSIHRETGRNEWYADPATKLRYQDTPAGAVARPEYFYDNPIGNIAGGFDANLFPGINFENYLDYINSTYGPSVRVPEPNNTYDLKEKVFAGYVQADFESGPLRGNIGLRVAHTKQSGVTSDRLQYLSDYCVDGPGGPFDPDVPLGPDGNCQVRPLDEREEIVNTRIDQSKSYTDWLPSLNVVYEVVPDVVVRGAVAKVIARPSFNDLGSQRSLTYRSAAYAFDRGQFGEFEGWSGSGGNADLQPFSAWQYDLGVEWYFDRGSVLGVGLFRKDVSDFVVPLVLDVTREVNGEQVLIQPYSTVANGSNARSQGVEVYAQHTLDFGLGAQVNFTYNDTSVADITLDGETVGKSALVGSAKTQVNASVFYETDKFLVRASYNRRGEVVGGLASGLNVYTDPYEQVDINASYELMDGLLLTASVINLTKSEERQHLGNDTDARFVRSNYFGRRAYVGVSYTF; encoded by the coding sequence ATGAAGGCAGGACAAATCCATATATCGAAGGCGGCGCGGCGCGAGCGGCTGGTGCGCGAACTGATGCTGAGCGCAGGCGCGATGGTCGCCTTGTGCGGTGCGGGGCAGGCGCACGCGCAGGCGGCGCCCGAAGCGCCGCCGCCGGCTGACGACGCGGCCGAGGCGCCGGGCGACGCGATCGTCGTCACCGGCTATCGCCAGTCGATCGAACAGAGCCTCGAGCAGAAGCGCGAGGCGAACTCGCTGATCGAGGTCATCACCGCCGAGGACATCGGCAAATTTCCCGACAAGAATGTCGCCGACGCGCTGCAGCGCGTTCCCGGTGTGATCATCACCCGCGACGGCGGCGAGGGCAGCCGCGTCAGCATCCGCGGGCTCCAGTCGGACCTGACGCTGACCCTGCTCAACGGCAATTTCATCGCCGGCGCCGACAGCGGCGATCCGTCGCGCTCGTTCAACTATGTGCTGCTGCCGTCGAATTTCATCGCCAGCACCGAAGTCTATAAATCGGCCGAAGCGCGGCTTGAGGAAGGCGGCGTCGGCGGCACGGTGATTCTCAACACCCGCCGTCCCTTCGACCTGCCGGCCTGGTCGGGCTTCGTCTCGGCCGAAGGCACCTATTCGGACACGACGAAGAAATTCGACCCGCAGATTGCCGGCCAGATTTCGTGGAAAGACCCCGAAGAGCGGCTCGGCTTCCTGATCGGCGCGACCTATCAGGAACGCTCGAACCGCGAATTGCGCGGCTCGACCGAAACCTGGCGCTGGTGGAGCGACCGCGACGCGAACGGCGACATCATTACCCCCGCGACCGACGTCAACGGCAATCCTTTCGAAAACGACGACGCGATTTCCTATTGGCCGGGCGAGGGCGTGACCGCACAGGATGGCACGCATTATTCGGGCCATTGGGCGCCGCAGTCGGTCAATGCCGAAGTCTTCTCGCAGCAGCGCAAGCGGCTCGGCATCCAGGCGACCGCACAGATGCGGCCGTTCGAAAATCTGACCGTCACCGCCAATTATTTTCGCTTCGACTACAAGAGCAACTTTCAGAGCAACGTGCTGAAGATCCCCGAATGGGGCTATGGCAATTTCTTCACTGGCCCGACCTTCGACGAAAGCGGCACGATCTTTCAGTCGGCCAATTTCCAGGTTCCGGCCGCGGGGACCGGCTGTTCGGCGAATGCGACGCCCTGCACGATGGAAACGCCGCAGATCGCGGGGACGTACAGCCGCGAAAAGCAGGTGTCGAACACGTTTGAGACCGAGGTCGCCTACAACACCGATAATTTCGACGCGGTGGTGAAGTTCGGCAAGACGAAAGCGACCGGCGGCCCGTCGATGCGCTTCGGCGTCGCAGCGAAACCGCGCCTGACGATCACCGGACAGGAGCAGAACGGCAATTTCCTGAGCGCGTGGGATTTCACCGGCGGCAACCTCAACATGGAATTCTCGCCCGAGCTGCAGGAAAATATCAAGAACGGCGTCGCGCAGATCGACGTCGGCTCGACCGGATCGGGCTTCACCAACAGCGCGATCTCGCAGCGTTATGCCCAGCTTGATCTCGTCCGCCGCTTCGACAGCTTTTTGAGCGCCTTCCGCGTCGGCGGCAAGTGGCGCGAGATGAGCATCCACCGCGAAACCGGCCGCAACGAATGGTATGCCGATCCGGCCACCAAGCTGCGTTATCAGGACACGCCCGCGGGTGCGGTCGCGCGGCCCGAATATTTCTACGACAATCCGATCGGCAACATCGCCGGCGGGTTCGACGCGAACCTGTTCCCGGGCATCAATTTCGAAAATTATCTCGACTATATCAACTCGACCTATGGCCCGTCGGTGCGCGTGCCCGAGCCGAACAACACCTACGACCTCAAGGAGAAGGTGTTCGCCGGCTATGTGCAGGCCGATTTCGAAAGCGGCCCGCTGCGCGGCAATATCGGCCTGCGCGTCGCGCACACCAAACAGTCGGGCGTGACGTCGGACCGGCTGCAATATCTCAGCGACTATTGCGTCGACGGCCCCGGCGGCCCGTTTGATCCCGACGTGCCGCTCGGCCCCGACGGCAATTGCCAGGTGCGGCCGCTCGACGAGCGCGAGGAGATCGTCAACACGCGCATCGATCAGTCGAAGAGCTACACCGACTGGCTCCCCAGCCTGAACGTCGTCTACGAAGTCGTGCCCGACGTCGTCGTCCGCGGCGCGGTCGCCAAGGTGATCGCGCGCCCGTCGTTCAACGATCTGGGGTCGCAGCGTTCGCTGACCTATCGTTCGGCGGCCTATGCCTTCGATCGCGGCCAGTTCGGCGAATTCGAAGGCTGGTCGGGCAGCGGCGGCAACGCCGATCTCCAGCCCTTCTCGGCTTGGCAGTACGACCTTGGCGTCGAATGGTATTTCGATCGCGGCTCGGTGCTCGGCGTCGGCCTGTTCCGCAAGGACGTGTCCGACTTCGTCGTTCCGCTCGTGCTCGACGTGACGCGCGAAGTGAATGGCGAGCAGGTGCTGATCCAGCCCTATTCGACCGTCGCCAACGGGTCGAACGCCAGGTCGCAGGGCGTCGAAGTCTATGCCCAGCATACGCTCGACTTCGGCCTCGGCGCGCAGGTGAACTTCACCTATAACGACACCTCGGTCGCCGACATCACGCTCGATGGCGAGACGGTCGGCAAATCGGCGCTCGTCGGCAGCGCGAAGACGCAGGTCAATGCGTCGGTCTTCTATGAAACCGACAAGTTCCTCGTCCGCGCGTCGTACAACCGCCGCGGCGAAGTCGTCGGCGGGCTGGCCTCGGGCCTCAACGTTTACACCGACCCCTATGAACAGGTCGACATCAACGCCTCGTACGAGCTGATGGACGGGCTGCTCCTCACCGCCTCGGTCATCAACCTGACCAAGTCGGAAGAGCGCCAGCACCTCGGCAACGACACCGACGCGCGCTTCGTCCGGAGCAATTATTTCGGTCGCCGCGCCTATGTTGGCGTATCGTACACCTTCTGA